Below is a window of Tsuneonella deserti DNA.
GCCGTCGTGCCGCACGATCGGATGCCAGCGCATCACGCGTGCGAGGACCGGCCAGCCGGCATAGGCGAAGCCGTGGCGGTGGAGGTCGTTGACCAGCCATCCGGCGCGCGCTTCGCGTTCCATGAAGCGCAGGAAGCCGACCAGTTGCTCCCGGCCCATGTGATGCGCGACGAGGCTCGAGATGACGCAGTCCCACCCCTCTCCCGCGAGTTGCGCGTAATCGCCAGTGCGGAATTCAATGCCGAGCGCCTGCGGCGTCGCCTCGCGTGCAGCAGCGACGCTGCGGGGATTGAGGTCGATGCCGACCAGCTCGGCGGCGAGCCCTCGCTGCTCCGCCCAGCGGGCAATGCCGCGGAGCATGTCGCCATCGCCGAATCCGACGTCGAGCAGCCGGAAATGCTTCCTTGCGCCCACCGCGCGGTCGAGGAACGCCAGCGTCGGCTGGCGGGCGAGCGTGATCGTGTTGACCCGCGCGAGATCGTGCAGGACGCGCGTGTAAACCTGCGCGTCGAGCGCCGGATCGTCCATCAGTTCGTCGGCGGTGGCGCGTTCAGCCAGCATCGGCGGCGCCGCGCCAGCCGTAGCGGAAGCCTTCCATCGCCAGGCCCGGACCGAACGCCAGCGCGATGCCGCTGGCGGGCTTCTGGCGCATGATCCGCTCGAGCGCGAACATCAGGGTGGAGGAGCTCATGTTGCCGCACATGCGCAGCACTTCGCGCGAATCGTCGAGCGCGTGGGGGGCAAGATGCAGGCCCTTCTCGACCGCGTCGAGGATCGAGCGGCCACCGGCGTGCACCGCCCAGCTTTCGATCGAGGCCGGATCGCGCCCCCCGGTCACGCGCGCCGTTACTTCGGGATTGGCAAGGGCGGCGGCGATCCGCCCCGGCACCTCGCCCGACAGGCGCATATGGAAGCCGGTGTTCCCGATCTGCCAGGTGATCAGTTCCTCGCTGTCTTCCAGCGCCGCCGAGATGCCCTCGCCCAGCTCCAGCCCTGGCTCGCCCGTAGTGACGATGGCCGCCGCGGCGCCGTCTCCGAA
It encodes the following:
- a CDS encoding methyltransferase domain-containing protein → MLAERATADELMDDPALDAQVYTRVLHDLARVNTITLARQPTLAFLDRAVGARKHFRLLDVGFGDGDMLRGIARWAEQRGLAAELVGIDLNPRSVAAAREATPQALGIEFRTGDYAQLAGEGWDCVISSLVAHHMGREQLVGFLRFMEREARAGWLVNDLHRHGFAYAGWPVLARVMRWHPIVRHDGHLSIARSYRPREWPPLLADAGIDGARVFRAFPFRLCVEKIR